One genomic region from Candidatus Limnocylindrales bacterium encodes:
- a CDS encoding ABC transporter substrate-binding protein, translated as MKFSIHLFLFLILMMTTSGLVELGLICLVEAGEEIVILKTNQKIPQYNLPAEAFKKALSYPVREFDIEGDLNKGRKLIEKIKHDKPRLIFAIGDKATFLAKEGFPDVPIIFSMVLNWKKLDLSKNKNITGISLDVPPESQFTHLKLIAPQISRIGVIYSPEASQELIRRAREISSGLGIKLVEVQVTSEKAVKKAWDGIKNQIDALWMVADPIVITQDNFEFLQKQTLQQKIPFLGYSENFVKAGALLSVSPDYETIGSQAASITLQILKDKQKPWDIQVTEPIGTVIVLNKATAKKLGLSLSDSILQLVNRTFE; from the coding sequence ATGAAGTTCTCTATTCATCTTTTTTTGTTTCTTATTCTTATGATGACTACGTCAGGTTTAGTCGAGCTTGGGTTAATCTGTCTTGTAGAAGCCGGTGAAGAGATTGTAATCCTAAAGACTAATCAGAAGATCCCCCAATATAACCTTCCGGCAGAAGCCTTCAAAAAGGCCCTTTCCTATCCTGTCCGGGAATTCGATATAGAAGGAGATTTGAACAAAGGGCGGAAGTTAATCGAAAAGATAAAACACGATAAGCCCCGGCTTATTTTTGCCATTGGAGATAAAGCAACCTTCCTGGCTAAGGAAGGATTTCCCGATGTTCCGATTATCTTCTCCATGGTTTTGAATTGGAAAAAATTGGATTTGTCAAAAAACAAAAATATCACCGGGATTTCCCTGGATGTTCCTCCAGAATCCCAGTTTACCCATTTAAAATTAATTGCCCCTCAGATCTCCCGAATTGGTGTGATTTACAGTCCAGAGGCCTCCCAGGAGCTTATCAGGCGGGCCAGAGAAATTTCTTCAGGTTTGGGAATAAAGCTGGTAGAAGTTCAAGTTACTTCGGAAAAGGCGGTAAAGAAAGCCTGGGATGGGATTAAAAATCAAATTGATGCGCTGTGGATGGTGGCAGATCCCATTGTGATTACCCAGGATAACTTTGAATTTTTACAGAAGCAGACCCTGCAACAAAAAATTCCCTTTCTGGGGTATTCAGAAAATTTTGTTAAGGCCGGAGCGCTTTTATCGGTATCTCCAGATTATGAAACCATCGGTTCTCAGGCTGCCTCCATAACCCTTCAAATTTTAAAAGATAAACAGAAACCATGGGATATTCAGGTAACCGAACCCATTGGAACGGTCATCGTACTTAATAAAGCAACGGCCAAAAAGCTTGGATTATCCCTCTCCGACTCGATCCTGCAACTGGTTAATCGGACGTTTGAGTAG
- a CDS encoding selenium metabolism-associated LysR family transcriptional regulator, giving the protein MEFRQLEVFCKVAELKSFTKAAEAIYLTQPTVSSHIQYLENLWDVKLFDRTARMAKLTKAGELLFQYAKEILRLRQEMQNAMEEFSGTIRGNLEVGGSSIPGNYILPRLIGLFKEAYPQAQISLQVSDTKGIVKALLEDEIELGVVGAHLPDPRLRYEVFAREELVLIVPPDHKWANRQYVELADLIQEPLIFREKGSGTRMITEQGFADKNISLKNLQIIAEMGSTEAIKQAVVAGIGVSILSYQAVLHEVKCRSLVALTVQDMSLFREFYIVYPQVRTLSPLAKAFIQFLLRHKMS; this is encoded by the coding sequence ATGGAGTTTAGGCAACTGGAAGTTTTTTGTAAGGTCGCAGAGTTAAAGAGTTTTACAAAAGCTGCCGAAGCAATTTATCTTACCCAACCCACCGTGAGCAGTCATATTCAGTATCTGGAGAACTTATGGGATGTAAAGCTTTTTGACCGGACGGCCAGGATGGCCAAATTAACTAAAGCGGGTGAATTACTCTTTCAATATGCTAAAGAGATTCTGCGTTTGAGGCAGGAAATGCAAAATGCTATGGAGGAATTCTCTGGAACTATCCGGGGGAATCTGGAAGTCGGTGGGAGCAGCATTCCCGGTAATTATATTTTGCCCAGATTAATCGGCCTCTTTAAGGAAGCGTATCCTCAGGCTCAGATTAGCTTACAAGTTTCAGATACCAAAGGTATTGTTAAAGCCTTACTGGAAGATGAAATTGAGTTAGGGGTGGTTGGTGCCCATCTTCCGGATCCTCGTTTAAGGTACGAGGTGTTTGCCAGGGAGGAGTTGGTTTTAATCGTGCCTCCAGACCATAAATGGGCCAACCGGCAGTATGTTGAGCTTGCAGATTTAATCCAGGAACCTCTTATTTTCCGTGAAAAGGGCTCCGGCACCCGAATGATTACCGAACAGGGCTTTGCAGACAAAAATATTTCTCTTAAAAATCTCCAGATTATAGCCGAAATGGGAAGTACAGAGGCTATTAAGCAGGCCGTTGTAGCAGGGATAGGGGTTTCTATCTTATCTTATCAGGCTGTTCTCCACGAGGTAAAATGTCGTTCTCTGGTGGCCCTGACCGTTCAGGATATGAGTCTTTTCCGGGAATTTTACATTGTTTACCCCCAGGTCAGAACCCTCTCCCCACTGGCTAAAGCTTTTATTCAATTCCTTTTAAGACACAAAATGTCTTGA
- a CDS encoding PhnD/SsuA/transferrin family substrate-binding protein: MFLQIACCLLINFLLLGSTPALGADNGASIFFYNPDANLKDVSVLKARVGNYLKKTNLSMDFQPFIKFEVMMQQIEARKPSFLIISSWYYPILAQKYPLTPLLIPIKNGQKGYKKVLVTLEDIQDLKELSGKTLATTPLGDNTPELLADNFFKNNPVDISSMKIITVPKDLDALLAVSYKRVNLAMVVPHNIDILKAVNPAVAKIKIIYTSPEILHPLLVVLKDYASAEEIEKIKSIFLKMSESPDGKEVLNLLNYDRWIVPDEEILGHLE, encoded by the coding sequence ATGTTCCTCCAGATAGCCTGCTGCCTTTTAATAAATTTTTTACTCTTAGGATCTACCCCGGCTTTAGGGGCTGACAACGGAGCCAGTATTTTCTTCTACAATCCCGATGCTAATCTAAAAGACGTCAGTGTCCTCAAAGCCAGAGTGGGGAATTATTTGAAAAAGACGAACCTCTCTATGGATTTCCAACCCTTTATAAAATTTGAGGTGATGATGCAGCAAATTGAAGCCAGGAAGCCCTCTTTCCTTATCATCTCAAGCTGGTATTATCCCATACTGGCTCAAAAATACCCTCTGACTCCCCTTTTAATTCCTATAAAGAACGGCCAAAAAGGCTATAAAAAAGTTCTGGTGACCCTGGAGGATATTCAGGATCTCAAAGAACTGAGTGGAAAAACACTGGCTACCACCCCACTGGGAGATAATACGCCGGAGCTCTTAGCCGATAACTTTTTCAAAAATAATCCTGTGGATATATCGAGTATGAAAATCATTACCGTACCCAAAGACCTGGATGCTTTATTAGCCGTAAGTTACAAACGAGTAAACCTGGCGATGGTTGTCCCCCATAACATCGATATTCTAAAAGCAGTTAACCCGGCTGTAGCAAAAATCAAGATTATCTATACTTCCCCGGAAATTCTTCATCCCCTACTGGTGGTTCTGAAGGATTATGCCTCGGCTGAGGAAATCGAAAAAATCAAATCGATCTTTTTAAAAATGTCTGAAAGTCCTGATGGAAAAGAGGTTTTAAACTTGTTGAACTACGATCGCTGGATTGTGCCGGATGAGGAAATTCTGGGGCATTTAGAATAA
- a CDS encoding branched-chain amino acid ABC transporter permease produces the protein MKPYTVIGLCLLIVVLMILPLLASRFYLYITLQILMLSLFALGFNLLFGYTGLLSFGHAAFYATGAYATGLILKNVTNSLIPGVLGGTLAATLLALIIGFFCVRHTDVYFSMLTLAFGMMVYSLAWKWRDVTGGDDGLIGIPRAPLQIPGVFSLNMKAVSNYYYFVLIVTLLAILLLYTIVNSSFGLVLQGIRENSHRVEFAGIPIKRYRWIAFVISGFFAGLAGALLAPLENTVAPAAADWTKSSEPILASLLGGIHTFAGPIVGSALFILLKETVVRYTEYWLLVYGIILLLILLGLRGGVVGALIQFKAKAKR, from the coding sequence ATGAAACCTTATACAGTGATTGGTTTATGCCTCTTAATCGTTGTTTTGATGATTCTTCCCCTTCTGGCTTCAAGGTTTTATCTTTATATAACCCTTCAGATTCTCATGTTGAGTCTGTTTGCCTTAGGGTTCAATCTTTTGTTCGGCTATACAGGACTTTTATCCTTTGGACATGCAGCCTTTTATGCAACGGGAGCCTATGCAACGGGCCTGATTTTAAAGAATGTAACCAATTCTCTAATTCCCGGCGTTCTGGGAGGTACGCTGGCTGCAACCCTTCTTGCCTTAATCATCGGCTTTTTTTGTGTTCGCCATACTGATGTATATTTCTCCATGCTGACCCTGGCCTTCGGGATGATGGTCTACTCCCTGGCCTGGAAATGGCGGGATGTCACCGGAGGCGATGATGGATTGATCGGAATTCCCCGAGCTCCCCTTCAGATTCCCGGGGTATTTAGCTTAAACATGAAGGCCGTATCTAATTACTATTATTTTGTTTTAATCGTTACACTTCTGGCCATTCTTCTCCTTTATACCATTGTCAACTCCTCCTTTGGACTGGTCCTTCAGGGTATACGGGAAAATTCTCATCGTGTGGAGTTTGCCGGAATTCCTATCAAGAGATATCGATGGATAGCCTTTGTGATTTCGGGATTCTTTGCCGGATTGGCCGGTGCGTTACTGGCTCCTCTGGAAAATACCGTCGCGCCTGCAGCCGCAGATTGGACCAAATCCTCTGAACCCATCCTGGCAAGCCTTTTAGGAGGAATTCATACCTTCGCCGGTCCTATCGTTGGTTCCGCGTTGTTTATCCTTTTGAAAGAAACCGTCGTCCGGTATACCGAGTACTGGCTGCTGGTATATGGAATCATTCTACTCCTTATTCTGCTCGGATTACGAGGAGGGGTTGTAGGAGCTCTTATCCAATTCAAAGCAAAGGCCAAAAGGTAA
- a CDS encoding nodulation protein NfeD translates to MMKSLNFLLPKIKIVFYPGTLVFLLFTLPVFADSPKPRVQVIRIDSSINPVTEEFILQSIDTASKAEMESLIIELDTPGGLDSSMRNIVKGIFNSSIPVIVYVSPSGARAASAGVMITMAAHIAAMAPGTNIGAAHPVNLGGGMDEEMKKKVENDAIAYAQGIAQKRGRNEEWAAQAVKESVSVTAEKALELHIIDVVASNLPELLSQVHGRKVTLESGVKELNTKDADIVRVEMGLRHRILNTLTNPNIAYILMILGFYGLIFELSNPGAVLPGILGGICLILGLYSLQTLPINYAGLLLFLFGIMLLVLEVKVASYGALTIGGIVSMILGSIMLFESPEPYLRASWSVILPAVGTTAALILFALGVAIKARLSKPATGKEGMIGEIGTVYSKLDDREFKVFVHGEYWNAESDQMLEVGEKVEVIQVKGLKLKVRRAKRKEM, encoded by the coding sequence ATGATGAAGTCCCTAAATTTTTTACTTCCCAAAATTAAAATAGTATTCTATCCGGGAACTCTTGTTTTTCTTTTATTTACCTTACCCGTCTTTGCCGATTCTCCTAAACCCCGGGTTCAGGTAATTCGAATCGATAGTTCCATTAATCCGGTCACCGAGGAATTTATTCTTCAATCCATCGATACAGCCAGCAAAGCCGAAATGGAGAGTTTAATTATTGAGCTGGATACCCCGGGCGGATTAGACTCCTCTATGCGCAATATTGTAAAGGGAATTTTTAACTCGTCGATTCCGGTTATCGTGTATGTTTCACCCAGTGGCGCTCGAGCCGCCTCTGCAGGTGTGATGATTACCATGGCGGCCCATATAGCTGCCATGGCTCCCGGAACGAATATAGGAGCTGCGCATCCGGTCAACTTAGGAGGCGGAATGGACGAGGAAATGAAGAAAAAAGTAGAAAATGATGCCATCGCCTATGCCCAGGGCATAGCCCAAAAACGGGGAAGAAACGAAGAGTGGGCCGCACAAGCCGTCAAAGAGAGTGTTTCGGTAACTGCCGAGAAAGCCCTGGAACTCCATATTATCGATGTGGTGGCTTCAAATCTCCCGGAGCTTCTTTCCCAGGTCCATGGGAGAAAGGTGACCCTGGAATCGGGTGTAAAGGAGTTGAATACAAAGGATGCCGACATAGTTCGGGTTGAAATGGGGTTACGACATCGGATTTTAAATACTTTGACCAATCCCAACATCGCCTATATTCTCATGATCCTGGGATTTTATGGGCTTATTTTTGAGCTTTCCAATCCCGGGGCTGTTTTACCTGGAATTTTAGGGGGTATCTGTTTAATCCTGGGACTTTATTCCCTCCAGACCCTTCCCATCAATTATGCCGGTCTCCTCCTTTTCTTATTCGGAATTATGTTGCTGGTGCTGGAAGTAAAAGTAGCCAGTTATGGTGCCCTGACCATCGGTGGAATTGTTTCCATGATTCTGGGTTCCATCATGCTTTTTGAATCTCCTGAACCTTACCTGAGGGCTTCCTGGTCCGTTATCCTGCCGGCTGTAGGAACTACGGCTGCACTTATTTTATTTGCCCTGGGAGTCGCCATCAAAGCGCGATTGTCTAAACCTGCAACCGGAAAAGAAGGAATGATTGGGGAAATCGGAACGGTTTATTCTAAGCTGGATGATCGAGAGTTTAAAGTCTTTGTCCACGGAGAATACTGGAACGCAGAAAGTGATCAAATGTTGGAGGTTGGAGAAAAGGTAGAAGTTATCCAGGTAAAAGGTTTAAAGTTGAAGGTAAGGAGAGCTAAAAGGAAAGAAATGTAG
- a CDS encoding slipin family protein, translated as MGIGVMVVGFLLLVVILNSIRILKEYERAVIFRLGKLAPEGAIVGGNGPGLILLIPIIDKMVKISLRTVVLDVPPQDVITKDNVSIKVNAVVYFRVVDPNKAVVEVENYLYATSQLAQTTLRSVLGQVELDDLLSEREKINAHLQEILDRHTDPWGIKVSTVEVKHIDLPQEMQRAMARQAEAERERRAKVINAEGEYQASSRLAEAASIIATQPTALQLRFLQTLTEIAAENNSIVLFPVPIDLIRPFIKLIEEKK; from the coding sequence ATGGGAATCGGCGTAATGGTCGTTGGTTTTCTTCTTTTAGTCGTTATTCTTAACTCCATTCGGATCTTGAAGGAATATGAACGGGCTGTTATCTTCCGTCTGGGAAAGCTTGCCCCCGAAGGGGCCATCGTGGGTGGTAATGGGCCTGGGTTGATCTTGCTAATTCCCATTATTGATAAAATGGTCAAAATCAGTTTACGAACGGTAGTTTTGGATGTTCCGCCTCAAGATGTTATTACGAAAGATAATGTTTCGATCAAGGTCAACGCGGTTGTGTATTTTCGCGTGGTAGATCCCAATAAAGCCGTTGTCGAGGTGGAAAACTATCTCTATGCAACCTCTCAGTTAGCCCAGACTACCTTGCGGAGCGTTCTGGGTCAGGTTGAGCTGGATGATTTACTCTCTGAGCGGGAGAAAATCAACGCCCATTTACAGGAAATCCTGGATCGCCATACCGACCCCTGGGGTATTAAGGTATCTACCGTAGAGGTGAAACACATCGACCTCCCTCAGGAAATGCAGCGAGCTATGGCCAGACAGGCAGAAGCTGAAAGGGAACGAAGGGCTAAAGTTATTAATGCAGAGGGAGAATATCAGGCTTCTTCACGGCTTGCAGAAGCTGCTTCTATCATAGCTACCCAGCCGACCGCCTTACAACTTCGGTTCTTGCAAACTTTAACCGAAATAGCGGCAGAGAATAACTCCATCGTTCTTTTCCCCGTTCCTATCGATCTGATTCGACCTTTTATAAAACTCATAGAGGAGAAAAAATAA
- a CDS encoding ATP-binding cassette domain-containing protein, translating to MELLRVEGLKKYFGEIHAVDGIDLKFEEGVFTSIIGPNGAGKTSFINLLTGRFFPDSGKIFFKGEDITRFPIHRRVKRGIGRSFQITNILPRLTVFENIAIPTLSRMNKSLNLFSRFKRLTSVRKSVEDILQTIGLLEKSTLPAAALSHGDQRLLEIGMALASHPTLLILDEPTAGMNPVERVHILKNIKRLAVEQKTTFLIVEHDMDVVFSLSDRIIVLHRGKVLVDGRPEEIKEDPIVREVYLGDNPLTAIPRSSSWTPPVNEKQASASRPPTTHKILELQSIDTFYGFSHILQEISLEVNQGEVACLLGRNGVGKTTTLRSIMGLTPPRSGVIRFKGQDISKRKPYEIALLGIGYVPDDRRIFPELTVRQNLEIAQWVIPPVQGGWNLSKVYTLFPKLKDLENQKGRHLSGGEQKMLAIGRALMANPTLLLLDEPSEGLSPLLVQILREAIQNIRREGVTILLADQNLNFARAVADHAFILEKGRIQYEGSVEELWKNEALVKKYLAI from the coding sequence ATGGAACTGTTGAGGGTTGAAGGCCTCAAAAAGTATTTCGGTGAAATTCATGCAGTCGATGGTATTGATTTAAAATTTGAAGAAGGGGTTTTTACTTCGATTATCGGACCCAACGGAGCTGGAAAGACCAGCTTCATTAACCTCCTGACAGGCAGATTTTTTCCGGATTCGGGAAAAATCTTCTTTAAAGGTGAAGATATTACGCGATTTCCCATTCATCGTAGAGTAAAAAGGGGCATAGGCCGTTCCTTTCAAATCACCAATATCCTGCCTCGATTGACCGTTTTCGAAAATATCGCCATTCCCACACTTTCCCGGATGAATAAAAGCCTGAATCTTTTCTCCAGATTCAAACGCTTAACCTCTGTAAGAAAATCTGTGGAAGACATACTCCAAACGATCGGCCTTTTGGAGAAATCCACGCTTCCTGCAGCCGCTCTTTCCCATGGAGATCAACGACTGCTGGAGATCGGAATGGCCCTGGCCAGTCATCCCACCCTCCTTATTCTCGATGAGCCTACAGCCGGTATGAATCCCGTAGAACGGGTCCATATCCTTAAAAATATCAAACGATTAGCGGTAGAGCAAAAAACAACTTTCCTCATTGTGGAGCATGATATGGATGTGGTGTTTTCCCTTTCCGACCGGATCATTGTTTTACATAGGGGGAAAGTTTTGGTGGATGGGCGACCCGAAGAGATTAAAGAAGACCCCATCGTTCGAGAAGTTTATTTGGGAGATAATCCATTGACCGCTATCCCCCGTTCGTCATCGTGGACCCCCCCGGTCAATGAAAAGCAGGCCTCAGCCTCCAGGCCTCCTACTACCCACAAAATCTTAGAGCTTCAATCCATCGATACGTTCTACGGTTTCAGTCATATCTTGCAAGAGATCTCCCTGGAGGTTAATCAGGGAGAAGTGGCCTGTTTATTGGGAAGAAATGGAGTAGGTAAAACGACCACCCTTCGAAGCATCATGGGCCTGACTCCGCCTCGATCCGGGGTTATTCGCTTCAAAGGACAGGACATTTCCAAAAGAAAGCCCTATGAAATAGCTCTTCTCGGCATTGGGTATGTTCCAGATGATCGAAGGATTTTCCCCGAATTGACGGTCCGCCAGAATCTTGAAATAGCTCAGTGGGTCATACCTCCTGTCCAGGGGGGTTGGAACCTTTCCAAGGTCTATACCCTTTTTCCAAAACTTAAAGATCTGGAAAATCAAAAGGGGCGGCATCTCAGCGGCGGAGAGCAAAAAATGCTGGCCATCGGAAGGGCTTTAATGGCCAATCCCACCTTACTTTTACTGGATGAACCTTCAGAAGGATTAAGCCCTCTCCTGGTACAGATCTTGAGGGAGGCCATCCAGAATATCCGGAGAGAAGGTGTAACCATTCTTTTAGCAGACCAGAACTTGAACTTCGCCCGCGCCGTAGCCGATCATGCTTTTATTCTGGAAAAAGGAAGGATCCAATATGAAGGATCGGTGGAAGAATTATGGAAAAACGAAGCCCTGGTTAAAAAATACCTGGCCATTTAA